One part of the Phoenix dactylifera cultivar Barhee BC4 chromosome 4, palm_55x_up_171113_PBpolish2nd_filt_p, whole genome shotgun sequence genome encodes these proteins:
- the LOC103696827 gene encoding hydroquinone glucosyltransferase-like, whose amino-acid sequence MAAGTRTPHVAILPSPGVGHLIPLAELAKRLVFHRGFAATFITFSDFSSPAQDAFLNSLPPGLSSLSLPPVLLDDLPTDARIETRLCHVVARSVPRLRDILATLKVTTPLAAYVIDIFGGDTLCIAKELGVPHYMYCTTNFTVLSLLFYLPTLHRTTSCEYRDLAEPVVLPGCAPIRGEDLVNPMQDRTNEAYTWALHIAGRSREAEGILVNSFVEMEPVASRILMENEPGKPPVWPVGPLIRAGSNDGEENRSECLEWLDRQPSGSVLFVSFGSGGTLSTEQLREVAFGLEMSGTQFLWVVRCPSDTEAYGAFFGDKGADDPLNYLPEGFLERTKGSGLVVRFWAPQVEVLRNGSTGGFLTHCGWNSTLESVVHGVPMIAWPLYAEQRMNAVMLSESVKVAMRPEVGKDGVVRREEISRVVKELMEGEGGKAARDRMAELREAAARALTEEGSSYKSLSEVAGKWKAGIAV is encoded by the coding sequence ATGGCGGCGGGAACCCGAACCCCCCACGTCGCCATCCTCCCAAGCCCCGGCGTGGGCCACCTCATCCCCCTCGCCGAGCTCGCCAAGCGCCTCGTCTTCCACCGCGGCTTCGCCGCCACCTTCATCACGTTCTCTGACTTCTCCTCCCCGGCGCAAGATGCCTTCCTCAACTCCCTTCCCCCtggcctctcctccctctcactCCCCCCCGTCCTCCTCGACGACCTCCCGACCGATGCCCGCATCGAGACCCGTCTCTGCCACGTAGTCGCCCGCTCCGTCCCCCGCCTCCGCGACATCCTCGCCACCCTCAAAGTCACCACCCCCCTCGCCGCCTACGTCATCGACATATTCGGCGGCGACACCCTCTGCATCGCCAAAGAGCTCGGCGTTCCCCACTACATGTACTGCACCACCAACTTCACGGTGCTCTCCCTCCTGTTCTACTTGCCCACCCTCCACCGGACCACCTCATGCGAGTACCGGGACCTCGCCGAGCCGGTCGTCCTCCCTGGGTGCGCGCCCATCAGGGGAGAGGACCTTGTGAACCCCATGCAAGACCGGACCAACGAGGCCTACACGTGGGCCCTCCACATCGCCGGGCGTTCAAGAGAGGCCGAGGGAATTCTGGTGAACAGTTTCGTGGAGATGGAACCGGTGGCCTCCAGGATTCTCATGGAGAACGAACCGGGGAAGCCGCCGGTCTGGCCGGTCGGGCCACTAATCCGGGCCGGTTCGAACGACGGCGAGGAGAATCGCTCCGAGTGCTTGGAGTGGTTAGACCGTCAACCTAGTGGGTCGGTTTTATTCGTCTCTTTCGGGAGTGGTGGGACCCTGTCCACGGAGCAGCTGAGGGAGGTGGCCTTTGGGCTGGAGATGAGTGGGACCCAGTTCCTGTGGGTTGTCCGGTGTCCGAGCGACACAGAGGCTTATGGTGCCTTCTTTGGCGACAAGGGGGCGGACGACCCACTCAACTATTTGCCGGAAGGGTTCTTAGAGAGGACCAAGGGGTCCGGTTTGGTGGTCCGGTTCTGGGCTCCGCAGGTTGAAGTGCTGCGCAACGGTTCGACCGGGGGTTTCTTGACTCACTGCGGGTGGAACTCGACCCTGGAGAGCGTGGTCCATGGCGTGCCCATGATTGCCTGGCCGCTGTACGCCGAGCAGAGAATGAACGCAGTGATGCTGTCGGAGAGCGTGAAGGTGGCGATGAGGCCGGAGGTTGGAAAGGACGGCGTGGTCCGGAGGGAGGAGATATCGAGGGTGGTGAAAGAGTTgatggagggggagggagggaaggcGGCGAGAGACCGGATGGCCGAGCTCCGggaggcggcggccagggccttaACGGAGGAGGGATCGTCTTACAAGTCGCTCTCCGAGGTGGCTGGAAAATGGAAAGCTGGAATAGCCGTGTGA
- the LOC103696829 gene encoding protein trichome birefringence-like 26 isoform X2 has product MGKDMKTDMEPIPSPHKRVGNFLIKVFGSALLLAFSYRLLFSDPTGFFVFSSFPASEMPAPKDSPSMENTVAPYTRLPQMALHLRKGDSLKEQCDLFSGEWIPNSSGPRYTNSSCSYIDPYQDCLTNGRPDRGYLYWRWKPYGCDLPPFDAEKFLKAMRNKSLAFIGDSIFRNQIESLLCLLSQVEEAVEIYHDETFQSKTWYFSSHNFTLALIWAPFLLKAELKDSGNSNDYIQLHLDALDDTWTSQYGKHDYIVMSGGQWFLKTTIFWENSTIIGCHNCPGKNFRELGMDYSYQKALELAFRFITASHHKPLVVLRTWTPDHFEYGEWYNGGVCNRTEPYKEGEFSGDPVDPMMRGLEIEEFEKAATIGSENGTRLKLLDSYHLSLLRPDGHPGPYRKLHPDISKRPQNDCLHWCLPGPIDTWNNLLMEIVLNDGGQRYSS; this is encoded by the exons ATGGGGAAGGACATGAAAACGGACATGGAGCCAATCCCTTCCCCTCATAAGAGAGTCGGCAACTTTCTCATCAAGGTCTTTGGCTCTGCCCTCCTCCTGGCCTTCTCCTACCGCCTCCTCTTCTCGGATCCCACCGGCTTCTTTGTCTTCTCCAGCTTCCCTGCCTCGGAGATGCCGGCACCTAAAG attCCCCTTCAATGGAGAACACAGTTGCCCCATATACTCGACTTCCACAAATGGCattgcatctaagaaaaggGGATTCACTAAAAG AACAATGCGACCTATTTTCTGGGGAGTGGATTCCTAATTCTTCAGGACCGCGTTACACCAATTCAAGCTGCAGCTATATAGATCCATATCAAGATTGTTTGACAAATGGTCGGCCCGACAGAGGGTACCTTTATTGGAGATGGAAGCCTTATGGTTGTGACTTGCCTCCCTTTGATGCAGAGAAATTCTTGAAAGCCATGCGAAATAAATCTTTGGCATTCATTGGTGATTCAATTTTCCGCAATCAGATCGAGTCATTGCTTTGCCTTCTTTCTCAG GTGGAAGAAGCTGTTGAGATCTACCATGATGAAACATTTCAATCCAAGACATGGTATTTCTCATCCCACAACTTCACTCTTGCATTAATCTGGGCTCCTTTTCTGCTCAAAGCCGAGTTGAAAGATTCAGGGAACTCAAATGATTATATTCAGCTTCATCTCGATGCCCTCGACGATACATGGACAAGCCAATATGGTAAGCATGACTACATAGTCATGTCCGGTGGACAGTGGTTTCTCAAGACAACTATTTTCTGGGAGAACAGCACCATCATTGGCTGCCACAACTGCCCAGGGAAGAACTTCAGAGAACTTGGAATGGACTACTCTTATCAGAAAGCCCTTGAACTGGCTTTCCGCTTCATCACCGCATCTCACCACAAGCCGCTCGTTGTCTTGAGGACTTGGACTCCGGACCACTTCGAGTATGGGGAGTGGTACAATGGAGGGGTTTGCAACAGGACGGAGCCTTACAAAGAAGGTGAGTTCAGTGGCGATCCAGTGGACCCAATGATGCGAGGCCTGGAAATAGAGGAGTTTGAGAAGGCAGCGACAATTGGATCGGAGAACGGGACTCGCCTGAAGCTCCTCGATAGCTACCATCTTTCGCTGCTGAGGCCTGATGGGCATCCAGGCCCTTACAGGAAGCTCCATCCTGATATCAGCAAGAGACCCCAGAATGACTGCCTTCATTGGTGCTTGCCCGGACCAATAGACACCTGGAACAATTTACTAATGGAGATTGTGCTGAATGACGGAGGCCAGAGGTATTCCTCCTGA
- the LOC103696829 gene encoding protein trichome birefringence-like 26 isoform X1, which produces MGKDMKTDMEPIPSPHKRVGNFLIKVFGSALLLAFSYRLLFSDPTGFFVFSSFPASEMPAPKGGNLQRDSPSMENTVAPYTRLPQMALHLRKGDSLKEQCDLFSGEWIPNSSGPRYTNSSCSYIDPYQDCLTNGRPDRGYLYWRWKPYGCDLPPFDAEKFLKAMRNKSLAFIGDSIFRNQIESLLCLLSQVEEAVEIYHDETFQSKTWYFSSHNFTLALIWAPFLLKAELKDSGNSNDYIQLHLDALDDTWTSQYGKHDYIVMSGGQWFLKTTIFWENSTIIGCHNCPGKNFRELGMDYSYQKALELAFRFITASHHKPLVVLRTWTPDHFEYGEWYNGGVCNRTEPYKEGEFSGDPVDPMMRGLEIEEFEKAATIGSENGTRLKLLDSYHLSLLRPDGHPGPYRKLHPDISKRPQNDCLHWCLPGPIDTWNNLLMEIVLNDGGQRYSS; this is translated from the exons ATGGGGAAGGACATGAAAACGGACATGGAGCCAATCCCTTCCCCTCATAAGAGAGTCGGCAACTTTCTCATCAAGGTCTTTGGCTCTGCCCTCCTCCTGGCCTTCTCCTACCGCCTCCTCTTCTCGGATCCCACCGGCTTCTTTGTCTTCTCCAGCTTCCCTGCCTCGGAGATGCCGGCACCTAAAGGTGGGAACTTGCAGAGAG attCCCCTTCAATGGAGAACACAGTTGCCCCATATACTCGACTTCCACAAATGGCattgcatctaagaaaaggGGATTCACTAAAAG AACAATGCGACCTATTTTCTGGGGAGTGGATTCCTAATTCTTCAGGACCGCGTTACACCAATTCAAGCTGCAGCTATATAGATCCATATCAAGATTGTTTGACAAATGGTCGGCCCGACAGAGGGTACCTTTATTGGAGATGGAAGCCTTATGGTTGTGACTTGCCTCCCTTTGATGCAGAGAAATTCTTGAAAGCCATGCGAAATAAATCTTTGGCATTCATTGGTGATTCAATTTTCCGCAATCAGATCGAGTCATTGCTTTGCCTTCTTTCTCAG GTGGAAGAAGCTGTTGAGATCTACCATGATGAAACATTTCAATCCAAGACATGGTATTTCTCATCCCACAACTTCACTCTTGCATTAATCTGGGCTCCTTTTCTGCTCAAAGCCGAGTTGAAAGATTCAGGGAACTCAAATGATTATATTCAGCTTCATCTCGATGCCCTCGACGATACATGGACAAGCCAATATGGTAAGCATGACTACATAGTCATGTCCGGTGGACAGTGGTTTCTCAAGACAACTATTTTCTGGGAGAACAGCACCATCATTGGCTGCCACAACTGCCCAGGGAAGAACTTCAGAGAACTTGGAATGGACTACTCTTATCAGAAAGCCCTTGAACTGGCTTTCCGCTTCATCACCGCATCTCACCACAAGCCGCTCGTTGTCTTGAGGACTTGGACTCCGGACCACTTCGAGTATGGGGAGTGGTACAATGGAGGGGTTTGCAACAGGACGGAGCCTTACAAAGAAGGTGAGTTCAGTGGCGATCCAGTGGACCCAATGATGCGAGGCCTGGAAATAGAGGAGTTTGAGAAGGCAGCGACAATTGGATCGGAGAACGGGACTCGCCTGAAGCTCCTCGATAGCTACCATCTTTCGCTGCTGAGGCCTGATGGGCATCCAGGCCCTTACAGGAAGCTCCATCCTGATATCAGCAAGAGACCCCAGAATGACTGCCTTCATTGGTGCTTGCCCGGACCAATAGACACCTGGAACAATTTACTAATGGAGATTGTGCTGAATGACGGAGGCCAGAGGTATTCCTCCTGA
- the LOC103696828 gene encoding probable GABA transporter 2, with protein sequence MGEGPPSAHVSSAIEEAQGFPPKNPALADAGAAFVLESKGTWWHAGFHLTTAIVGPTILTLPYALRGMGWILGLVSLTTAAAVTFYAYLLMSKVLDHCERQGRRHIRFRELASDVLGSGWMFYFVVSVQATINTGVGIGCLLLAGECLKIMYSEVYPDGHLKLYHFIMMVTAVLVLLSQMPSFHSLRYINLASLLLSLGYTLLVVIGCIHAGYSDNAPPKDYSLASSKSERSFNAFTSISILASVLGNGILPEIQATLAPPATGKMVKGLILCYSVISVTFYSAAVSGYWAFGNKVSSNVLKSLMPDTGPSLAPTGLLGLAVIFALLQLLAIGLVYSQVAYEIMEKNSADTNEGKFSKRNLVPRLILRTLYMSFCAFMAAMLPFFGDIVGVIGAIGFIPLDFILPMLLYNVALRPPRHSFIYWFNITIMVVFTGVGIMGAFSSTRKLVLDANQFKLFSNDVVD encoded by the exons ATGGGAGAAGGACCGCCATCCGCCCATGTTTCCTCTGCCATCGAGGAAGCCCAGGGCTTCCCTCCCAAGAACCCGGCCCTCGCCGATGCCGGCGCCGCCTTCGTGCTCGAGTCCAAAG GAACTTGGTGGCATGCCGGCTTTCATCTCACGACGGCCATCGTCGGTCCGACAATACTAACCCTGCCATATGCTTTAAGGGGTATGGGATGGATCCTGGGGCTGGTGTCACTCACGACGGCGGCTGCGGTCACGTTCTATGCGTATCTTCTCATGTCCAAGGTTCTTGATCACTGCGAGAGGCAAGGCCGCCGGCATATTCGATTCCGGGAACTCGCGTCCGATGTCTTGG GATCCGGATGGATGTTCTACTTTGTTGTGAGCGTGCAGGCAACCATCAATACTGGAGTTGGGATTGGGTGCTTATTGCTTGCAGGGGAATGCCTCAAG ATCATGTACTCGGAAGTTTATCCCGATGGCCACCTAAAACTTTATCATTTCATCATGATGGTTACAGCAGTGCTAGTCCTCCTCTCTCAGATGCCATCTTTCCACTCTCTCCGGTATATCAACTTGGCCTCGCTTCTTTTAAGCTTGGGCTACACTTTGCTTGTGGTCATTGGCTGCATTCATGCAG GTTACTCCGATAATGCCCCGCCAAAGGACTATTCACTGGCATCATCGAAGTCTGAGCGATCCTTCAATGCCTTCACATCCATTTCAATCTTGGCTTCTGTTCTCGGCAATGGGATATTGCCAGAAATTCAG GCTACATTGGCACCTCCTGCCACTGGGAAGATGGTGAAAGGGCTGATACTATGTTATTCTGTCATATCTGTAACCTTCTACTCAGCAGCAGTGTCTGGATACTGGGCATTTGGGAACAAAGTTAGCTCCAATGTCCTCAAGAGTCTAATGCCAGACACTGGACCTTCTCTGGCTCCTACAGGGCTACTCGGACTTGCAGTTATCTTTGCACTACTTCAATTGCTTGCAATTGGCTTG GTCTACTCCCAAGTAGCTTATGAGATTATGGAGAAGAACTCAGCTGACACGAACGAAGGGAAGTTCTCCAAAAGGAATCTTGTCCCCAGATTAATCCTACGAACCCTGTACATGTCATTTTGCGCATTCATGGCCGCAATGCTTCCCTTCTTTGGTGACATTGTCGGTGTCATAGGTGCCATCGGTTTTATCCCCCTTGATTTCATACTCCCTATGCTTCTATACAACGTGGCTCTCAGACCTCCAAGACACTCATTCATCTACTGGTTCAACATCACCATCATGGTCGTCTTCACTGGAGTCGGTATCATGGGTGCATTTTCCTCCACAAGGAAGCTGGTTCTTGATGCCAACCAATTCAAGCTCttcagtaatgatgtggtagatTAA